The following coding sequences lie in one Gemmatimonadales bacterium genomic window:
- a CDS encoding ATP-binding cassette domain-containing protein — MPDAVVSVDRITKRFAGHTAVQSLSLAVPAGGVFGLLGPNGAGKSTTIRMIMHIIEPDEGTVTLFGGPGTGRELSGRIGFLPEERGLYPRMEVLEQIIFLGEAKGLRRKDARERALRWLDRLGLGDWAKRKVQELSKGMQQKVQFIGTLLHDPDLVILDEPFSGLDPVNLQVMKDVVVEIARSGRTVLFSTHIMEQAEKMCDRIAIIARGEKIVDGRVADIKAEGGKRNVYLSFAHDGAKAGPILADRTLVARADDSGATAEAELAVGANPDRLLRALMDAGVGLSRFEVAEPSLESIFIAKVGQQAATAPAREATHA; from the coding sequence ATGCCAGACGCCGTCGTCTCCGTGGACCGCATTACCAAGCGCTTTGCCGGCCACACCGCCGTCCAGTCGCTCTCACTGGCTGTCCCCGCAGGCGGCGTGTTCGGTCTACTCGGCCCGAACGGCGCGGGGAAGTCGACCACCATCCGCATGATCATGCATATCATCGAGCCCGACGAGGGAACGGTGACGCTCTTCGGCGGTCCGGGCACCGGTCGGGAGCTTTCCGGCCGGATCGGCTTTCTCCCGGAGGAGCGGGGGCTCTATCCGCGGATGGAAGTCCTGGAGCAGATCATCTTCCTCGGCGAGGCCAAGGGCCTCCGCCGGAAGGACGCCCGGGAGCGTGCCCTTCGCTGGCTGGATCGCCTCGGCCTCGGCGACTGGGCAAAGCGTAAGGTGCAGGAGCTCTCCAAGGGGATGCAGCAGAAAGTGCAGTTCATCGGCACCCTGCTCCACGACCCCGACCTGGTGATTCTCGACGAGCCCTTCAGCGGACTCGATCCAGTCAACCTGCAGGTGATGAAGGATGTGGTGGTGGAGATCGCCCGATCGGGGCGGACGGTGCTTTTCTCAACTCACATCATGGAGCAGGCCGAGAAGATGTGCGACCGGATCGCCATCATCGCGCGGGGGGAGAAGATCGTGGATGGACGGGTTGCGGACATCAAGGCCGAGGGCGGGAAGCGGAACGTCTACCTCTCCTTTGCCCATGACGGCGCCAAGGCCGGCCCCATTCTGGCCGACCGGACGCTGGTGGCCCGGGCGGATGACTCAGGGGCCACGGCCGAAGCCGAACTTGCGGTGGGCGCCAATCCGGATCGGCTGCTCCGCGCGTTGATGGACGCCGGTGTCGGTCTGAGCCGATTTGAGGTCGCGGAGCCGTCGCTGGAGTCGATCTTCATTGCCAAGGTCGGTCAGCAGGCGGCCACCGCCCCGGCCCGGGAGGCCACCCATGCGTAA
- a CDS encoding ferredoxin, producing the protein MPYTIQIDRTLCCGYGDCVGLAPEVFALDGKNISVVLDPEGAEDELILDAARACPVDAITLVDEHGDQAWPS; encoded by the coding sequence ATGCCCTACACCATCCAGATCGATCGCACGCTCTGCTGCGGATACGGTGACTGCGTCGGCTTGGCGCCGGAGGTCTTCGCCCTGGACGGCAAGAACATTTCCGTGGTGCTGGACCCCGAAGGGGCGGAGGACGAACTGATCCTTGACGCCGCCCGTGCCTGCCCCGTGGACGCCATTACCCTGGTCGATGAGCACGGGGACCAGGCCTGGCCCTCCTGA
- a CDS encoding BrxA/BrxB family bacilliredoxin codes for MPYPESLIAPMRAEMTSMGAVELRTVADVDASVGSAAGTTLVFVNSVCGCAAGNARPAVKMALGHGVLPDRTVTVFAGQDLDAVARARSYFGEYQPSSPSMALLRDGEVVHFVHRHQIEGRSPQAIAADLTKAFDTYCSKPVSA; via the coding sequence ATGCCGTATCCTGAATCCCTCATAGCCCCCATGCGGGCCGAGATGACGTCCATGGGCGCCGTGGAACTGCGGACCGTGGCCGATGTGGATGCCTCCGTCGGCAGCGCCGCCGGTACCACGCTTGTCTTCGTGAACTCGGTCTGCGGCTGCGCGGCGGGCAACGCCCGGCCGGCGGTGAAGATGGCGCTCGGGCATGGCGTCCTGCCGGACCGGACCGTGACGGTTTTTGCCGGCCAGGACCTTGACGCCGTGGCACGGGCCCGGAGCTACTTCGGTGAGTACCAGCCGAGCTCCCCGTCGATGGCGCTGCTCCGCGACGGTGAGGTGGTGCACTTCGTCCACCGCCACCAGATCGAGGGGCGGAGTCCGCAGGCCATCGCCGCCGACCTGACCAAGGCCTTCGACACCTATTGCAGCAAGCCTGTCAGCGCGTGA
- a CDS encoding SUF system NifU family Fe-S cluster assembly protein, with amino-acid sequence MSRDLDDLYQSVILDHNKTPRNFHELPPPASHADGHNPLCGDRLTVWVDLEGDTVKDVAFLGNGCAISKASASMMTAAVKGKSRADAMALADEFQKLVTGKLEGAAERKALGKLQALAGVSEYPVRVKCASLAWHTLKAAIAGAAEPVSTE; translated from the coding sequence GTGAGCCGCGACCTGGACGATCTGTATCAGAGCGTCATCCTTGATCACAACAAGACGCCGAGGAACTTTCACGAGCTCCCGCCGCCGGCGAGCCACGCCGACGGGCACAACCCGCTCTGCGGCGATCGGCTGACAGTTTGGGTGGACCTCGAGGGCGACACCGTCAAGGATGTCGCCTTCCTGGGCAACGGCTGCGCCATCTCCAAGGCCAGCGCCTCGATGATGACGGCGGCGGTCAAGGGCAAGTCCCGCGCGGATGCGATGGCGCTCGCGGACGAGTTTCAGAAACTGGTGACCGGCAAGCTGGAGGGTGCGGCTGAACGCAAGGCGCTCGGCAAGCTGCAGGCGCTGGCCGGTGTCTCCGAGTATCCGGTGCGGGTCAAGTGCGCCAGCCTGGCGTGGCACACGCTGAAGGCCGCCATCGCCGGCGCCGCGGAACCGGTGTCGACCGAGTAA
- a CDS encoding cysteine desulfurase, with amino-acid sequence MSASTATQPRSPAAPLDVQAIRADFPILGRRVNGKPLVYLDNAATAQRPLAVIEAVRRSMAEENANIHRGVHYLSERATLEYDAVREEARTFLNAPASHEVIFVRGTTEGINLVAQSYGRSTLKPGDEILLTTMEHHSNIVPWQIVAEQTGAVVRAIPITDAGEVDLDAYKKLLGPRTRIVGVVQISNALGTINPVAEMTRLAHDAGAVVVVDGAQAAPHTPVDVQALGCDFYACSGHKMFGPTGVGLLWGRTALLESMPPWQGGGDMIHTVSFAGTTFAPLPAKFEAGTPAIAEVIGLGAAIRYIRSVGFEAIGAWEHELLTRATEAVREVPGIRLVGTAREKAGVLSFTLDGVHPHDLGTILDADGVAIRAGHHCAQPVMERFGVHATARASFAFYNTLDEIDVLVRGLHRAREVFA; translated from the coding sequence ATGTCCGCCAGCACGGCCACCCAGCCCCGCAGCCCCGCTGCCCCACTGGACGTCCAGGCAATCCGTGCCGACTTCCCGATTCTCGGCAGGCGGGTCAACGGCAAGCCGCTGGTGTATCTCGACAACGCCGCCACGGCCCAGCGGCCGCTGGCGGTCATCGAGGCGGTACGGCGGTCGATGGCGGAGGAAAACGCCAACATCCACCGCGGGGTGCACTACCTGAGCGAGCGGGCCACGCTGGAGTATGATGCCGTGCGGGAGGAGGCCCGGACGTTCCTGAACGCGCCGGCCAGCCACGAAGTGATCTTCGTGCGCGGCACCACCGAGGGAATCAACCTGGTGGCGCAAAGCTACGGGCGGAGCACGCTCAAGCCGGGTGACGAGATCCTGCTGACAACGATGGAGCACCACAGCAACATCGTCCCTTGGCAGATCGTGGCCGAGCAGACCGGCGCCGTGGTTCGTGCCATCCCGATCACCGACGCCGGCGAAGTCGACCTCGACGCGTACAAGAAGCTGCTGGGTCCGCGCACCCGTATCGTGGGGGTCGTGCAGATATCCAACGCGCTGGGGACCATCAACCCGGTGGCGGAGATGACCCGGCTGGCGCATGACGCCGGGGCGGTCGTGGTGGTGGACGGTGCGCAGGCCGCCCCGCACACCCCGGTGGATGTGCAGGCCCTGGGCTGTGACTTCTACGCCTGTTCCGGCCACAAGATGTTCGGACCGACCGGCGTCGGTCTCCTCTGGGGGCGGACCGCGCTGCTCGAGTCCATGCCTCCCTGGCAGGGGGGCGGCGACATGATCCACACCGTGAGCTTCGCCGGGACGACGTTTGCGCCGCTGCCGGCCAAGTTCGAGGCGGGAACGCCAGCCATTGCCGAGGTGATCGGGCTGGGCGCCGCGATTCGCTACATCCGGAGCGTGGGGTTCGAGGCCATCGGCGCCTGGGAGCATGAGCTCCTGACCCGCGCCACGGAGGCGGTGCGCGAGGTGCCGGGGATTCGGCTGGTCGGCACCGCCCGGGAGAAGGCCGGCGTGCTCTCCTTCACCCTCGACGGGGTCCACCCGCACGACCTCGGCACCATCCTCGACGCCGACGGCGTGGCCATCCGGGCGGGCCACCACTGCGCCCAGCCGGTCATGGAACGCTTCGGTGTGCACGCCACCGCACGCGCCTCGTTTGCCTTCTACAACACTCTTGACGAAATCGACGTGCTGGTGCGCGGGCTGCACCGGGCTCGGGAGGTCTTTGCGTGA
- the sufD gene encoding Fe-S cluster assembly protein SufD → MTATRTPVAPMPRAVEPEWTAELRREGAARYEGLRLPTTRDEDWRFTDLSPVTKAALGPARASGALTESDIAPFLFGHTEWPRLVFANGRYQPSLSKVTGLPAGARVGPLAQLLVEAPELVEGTLGKRAVQPAAAALVGQNASAFLDGYAIVLPAGAVVDTPIHVLFVADSHAAQGAVYPRNVVVLGANAVASVVESYVTLADGVSLTNTVGEVTLADGARFDHCKIQRESTQAFHLATLEVRQERDSYLNSFSFAEGAALSRTNIYTTLAGPGAHATLYGLYLAEGRQHVDHQTRIEHAAPDCTSWEVYKGILDGRGHGVFNGKVYVHPEAQKTDGKQTNKNLLLSETAKVDTKPQLEIFADDVKCTHGATVGSLDAVPLFYCRSRGIAEAEARTLLTYAFAADVLEEIRSRPVVDYLEDLMRQWLLKAGRRGSGAAGQETT, encoded by the coding sequence GTGACGGCCACCCGCACTCCCGTGGCGCCGATGCCCCGTGCCGTCGAGCCGGAGTGGACTGCCGAACTCCGACGCGAGGGAGCCGCCCGGTACGAAGGGCTGCGCCTTCCGACCACGCGTGACGAGGATTGGCGCTTCACCGATCTGTCGCCGGTCACCAAGGCGGCCCTCGGCCCGGCCCGTGCCTCGGGCGCACTCACCGAGTCCGACATAGCACCGTTCCTCTTCGGGCACACCGAGTGGCCCCGGCTGGTCTTCGCCAACGGGCGCTACCAGCCGTCGCTCTCGAAGGTGACCGGCCTGCCGGCCGGCGCACGCGTCGGCCCGCTTGCCCAGTTGCTGGTCGAGGCGCCGGAGCTGGTCGAGGGGACGCTCGGCAAGCGCGCCGTGCAGCCCGCCGCCGCCGCACTCGTCGGCCAGAACGCCTCGGCGTTCCTCGACGGCTATGCCATCGTGCTGCCGGCCGGTGCCGTGGTGGACACGCCCATCCACGTGCTCTTTGTTGCCGACAGCCACGCCGCGCAGGGTGCCGTGTATCCGCGCAATGTCGTGGTGCTCGGTGCCAACGCCGTCGCCTCCGTGGTCGAGAGCTATGTGACGCTCGCCGACGGTGTTTCCCTGACCAATACCGTTGGCGAAGTCACGTTGGCCGACGGCGCGCGGTTCGATCACTGCAAGATCCAGCGGGAGAGCACGCAGGCGTTCCACCTGGCCACCCTTGAGGTCCGCCAGGAACGGGACAGCTACCTGAACTCGTTCTCCTTCGCGGAGGGCGCGGCCCTCTCGCGCACCAACATCTACACCACGCTGGCCGGGCCCGGCGCCCACGCCACGCTCTACGGGTTGTACCTGGCTGAGGGCCGCCAGCACGTCGACCACCAGACCCGGATCGAGCACGCCGCGCCCGACTGCACCAGCTGGGAGGTGTACAAGGGCATCCTCGACGGCCGCGGCCACGGGGTGTTCAACGGCAAGGTGTACGTGCATCCGGAAGCGCAGAAGACCGACGGCAAGCAGACCAACAAGAACCTGCTGCTGTCCGAGACGGCCAAGGTGGACACCAAGCCGCAGCTCGAGATCTTCGCCGACGACGTGAAGTGCACCCACGGCGCCACGGTGGGGAGTCTCGACGCGGTGCCGCTCTTCTATTGCCGGAGCCGCGGGATCGCCGAAGCCGAGGCGCGGACGCTCCTCACTTATGCCTTCGCGGCCGACGTGCTGGAGGAGATCCGGAGCCGGCCGGTGGTGGATTATCTGGAGGACTTGATGCGGCAGTGGTTGTTGAAGGCGGGGCGGCGCGGCAGCGGGGCTGCGGGACAGGAAACAACCTGA
- the sufC gene encoding Fe-S cluster assembly ATPase SufC — MLEIKNLTATAGGTDILRGISLAVNAGEVHAIMGPNGSGKSTLAQVLAGHPAYEVTGGTVTYKGQDLLDMEPEERAQAGVFLAFQYPVEIPGVTNAYFLRAAYNAKRVAEGKEELDPMDFLDLLEEKLKLVEWGPEIMSRAVNAGFSGGEKKRNEILQMAVLEPSLAILDETDSGLDIDALKIVAEGVNSLRRADSATILVTHYQRLLNYIVPDFVHVLAGGRIVRSGGKELALELEERGYEWLTEAAGAVA; from the coding sequence GTGCTTGAAATCAAGAATCTGACCGCCACCGCCGGTGGCACCGACATTCTCCGCGGCATTTCTCTCGCCGTCAACGCCGGCGAGGTCCACGCCATCATGGGCCCGAACGGCAGCGGCAAGAGCACGCTGGCGCAGGTGCTGGCGGGCCACCCCGCGTACGAGGTGACCGGTGGGACCGTCACCTACAAGGGCCAGGACCTGCTGGACATGGAGCCGGAGGAGCGGGCGCAGGCCGGCGTGTTCCTGGCGTTCCAGTATCCGGTGGAAATCCCGGGCGTCACCAACGCGTACTTCCTCCGTGCCGCGTACAACGCCAAGCGGGTGGCCGAGGGCAAGGAAGAACTCGATCCGATGGACTTCCTCGATCTGCTCGAGGAAAAGCTGAAGCTGGTCGAGTGGGGCCCCGAGATCATGAGCCGCGCAGTGAACGCCGGCTTCTCCGGCGGCGAAAAGAAGCGGAATGAAATCCTGCAGATGGCGGTGCTCGAGCCGTCACTGGCCATTCTCGATGAGACCGACTCCGGGCTCGACATCGACGCGCTCAAGATCGTGGCCGAAGGAGTCAATTCCCTCCGCCGCGCCGACAGCGCGACGATCCTTGTGACGCACTACCAGCGGCTGCTCAACTACATCGTGCCCGACTTCGTGCACGTGCTGGCGGGCGGGCGGATCGTCCGGTCAGGCGGCAAGGAACTGGCGCTGGAACTCGAGGAGCGCGGGTACGAGTGGCTCACCGAAGCGGCGGGAGCCGTCGCGTGA
- the sufB gene encoding Fe-S cluster assembly protein SufB — MTSPVESYVQQEYKYGFVTDIEADSVPRGLNEDTIRMISAKKNEPAFLLEWRLAAYRRWLEMTEPHWANVQYPPIDYQDIIYYSAPKQVKPLGSLDEVDPELLATYEKLGISLSEQKRLSGVAVDAIFDSVSVATTFKEKLKESGVIFCSFSEAVKEHPELVKKYLGSVVPAGDNFYAALNAAVFTDGSFVFIPKGVTCPMELSTYFRINAADTGQFERTLIVAEEGATVSYLEGCTAPKRDTNQLHAAVVELVALEGATIKYSTVQNWYAGDSEGLGGIYNFVTKRGKCAGARSRITWTQVETGSSITWKYPSVILQGDDSIGEFYSVAVVNNRQQADTGTKMIHVGKNTRSTIISKGISAGRGQNSYRGLVKMLPKALGARNYTQCDSMLIGNACGAHTFPYIDVQHPSASVEHEASTSKIGEDQIFYCKQRGLDTEDAISMIVNGFCKDVFQNLPMEFAVEAQKLLGISLEGSVG, encoded by the coding sequence ATGACCTCACCCGTCGAATCCTACGTCCAGCAGGAATACAAGTACGGCTTCGTGACCGACATCGAAGCCGACAGCGTTCCGCGCGGGCTGAACGAAGACACCATCCGGATGATTTCCGCCAAGAAGAACGAGCCGGCGTTCCTGCTTGAGTGGCGCCTCGCCGCCTACCGGCGCTGGCTCGAGATGACGGAACCGCACTGGGCCAACGTGCAGTATCCGCCCATCGACTACCAGGACATCATCTACTACTCGGCGCCCAAGCAGGTGAAGCCGCTCGGGTCGCTCGACGAGGTTGACCCGGAGCTCCTGGCCACGTACGAGAAGCTGGGCATCTCCCTCTCCGAGCAGAAGCGGCTTTCCGGCGTGGCGGTGGACGCCATCTTCGACAGCGTGTCGGTGGCCACGACCTTCAAGGAGAAGCTGAAGGAGTCCGGCGTCATCTTCTGCTCCTTCTCCGAGGCGGTCAAGGAACATCCCGAGCTCGTCAAGAAGTATCTCGGCAGCGTCGTGCCGGCCGGCGACAACTTCTACGCCGCGCTCAACGCCGCCGTCTTTACCGACGGGTCGTTCGTGTTCATTCCCAAGGGCGTCACCTGCCCGATGGAGTTGTCGACCTACTTCCGGATCAACGCCGCCGACACCGGGCAGTTCGAGCGCACCCTCATCGTGGCCGAAGAGGGCGCCACTGTGAGCTACCTCGAGGGCTGCACCGCGCCCAAGCGCGACACCAACCAGCTGCACGCTGCGGTGGTGGAGCTGGTGGCGCTCGAAGGGGCCACCATCAAGTACAGCACGGTGCAGAACTGGTACGCGGGTGACAGCGAGGGCCTGGGCGGCATCTACAACTTTGTCACCAAACGCGGCAAGTGCGCCGGCGCGCGGTCGCGCATCACCTGGACCCAGGTGGAAACCGGCTCCTCCATCACCTGGAAGTACCCCAGCGTCATCCTGCAGGGTGACGACTCGATCGGCGAGTTCTACTCGGTGGCCGTGGTCAACAACCGCCAGCAGGCGGACACCGGCACCAAGATGATCCACGTCGGGAAGAACACCCGCAGCACCATCATCTCGAAGGGCATCTCCGCGGGCCGCGGGCAGAACAGCTACCGGGGTCTGGTCAAGATGCTCCCCAAGGCTCTCGGCGCCCGCAACTACACCCAGTGCGACTCGATGCTGATCGGGAACGCCTGCGGGGCCCACACCTTCCCGTACATCGACGTGCAGCATCCGAGCGCGTCGGTGGAGCACGAAGCGTCCACGTCGAAGATCGGCGAGGACCAGATCTTTTACTGCAAGCAGCGCGGCCTCGACACGGAGGACGCGATCTCGATGATCGTCAACGGGTTCTGCAAGGACGTCTTCCAGAACCTGCCCATGGAATTCGCCGTCGAGGCGCAGAAGCTCCTCGGCATCAGCCTCGAAGGCAGCGTCGGCTGA
- a CDS encoding helix-turn-helix domain-containing protein, protein MAIPIAHLRASAALPVGYKGPRASILVELKLAPGVTAKELSGRLGLSLNAIRHHLKELEVDGLLEHEREQRGVGAPVFAYRLSPAGERVFPRRYESALTDVLETLVEREGRDAVVGALEARYAALLRRLPADLAHLPAERRLAAVTRLLNEDGFMPGWEGSAEGGTLTEHNCAIRAVAERFPEICAAEERFLSAALGASVDLQAHVLDGCSACEYQVQFTPPVSIGITRPQGVN, encoded by the coding sequence ATGGCGATACCGATTGCCCACCTCCGTGCCTCCGCCGCCCTCCCGGTCGGCTACAAGGGACCCCGAGCTTCCATACTCGTGGAGCTCAAGCTTGCGCCAGGCGTAACCGCGAAGGAACTCTCCGGGCGCCTCGGGCTATCACTCAACGCGATCCGGCATCATCTCAAGGAGCTCGAAGTCGATGGGTTGCTCGAGCATGAACGGGAGCAGCGCGGCGTTGGCGCTCCGGTGTTTGCCTATCGGCTCTCCCCCGCGGGGGAGCGCGTTTTTCCGCGCCGCTACGAGTCGGCGTTGACTGATGTGCTGGAGACGCTGGTGGAGCGGGAAGGCCGCGACGCCGTGGTCGGCGCCCTCGAGGCGCGGTACGCCGCGCTCCTGCGGCGGCTGCCGGCGGATTTGGCGCACCTGCCCGCCGAGCGCCGGCTGGCGGCGGTCACCCGGTTGTTGAACGAGGACGGCTTCATGCCGGGCTGGGAAGGTTCGGCGGAGGGGGGGACCCTCACCGAGCACAACTGCGCCATCCGCGCGGTGGCGGAGCGCTTCCCCGAAATCTGTGCCGCCGAAGAGCGGTTCCTGAGCGCGGCCCTTGGCGCCTCCGTGGACCTGCAGGCCCATGTGCTCGACGGCTGTTCCGCCTGTGAATACCAAGTGCAATTCACCCCGCCGGTGTCCATCGGGATTACCCGGCCCCAGGGAGTCAATTGA
- a CDS encoding peptide deformylase, producing the protein MTIHRIRLLGDPILRTRCEPITKPRSTAVRVILDDMRETLRDWQSRFGSGRAIAAPQIGAPVRMIYVEMDKPWALINPEIIDIGTEDFSVWDDCFSFPNLMVQVSRAYRIRVQYQDIKGETHEVDLEGDRAELLQHEIDHLDGVLAVDRPHGLDPFCLREEWNRIHASEGRYGEPEPRHASYATPLTGLI; encoded by the coding sequence ATGACCATCCACCGAATCCGCCTCCTGGGCGACCCGATCCTCCGCACCCGGTGCGAACCAATCACCAAGCCGCGCTCCACGGCCGTCCGCGTAATCCTCGACGACATGCGCGAAACGCTGCGCGACTGGCAGTCCCGATTCGGGAGTGGCCGGGCCATCGCCGCACCCCAGATCGGCGCGCCGGTTCGGATGATCTATGTGGAGATGGACAAGCCGTGGGCCCTGATCAACCCGGAAATCATCGACATCGGCACCGAGGACTTCAGTGTCTGGGACGACTGCTTCTCGTTCCCGAACCTGATGGTGCAGGTGTCACGGGCGTACCGGATCCGGGTGCAGTACCAGGACATCAAGGGGGAGACCCACGAGGTGGACCTGGAGGGCGACCGTGCCGAGCTGCTGCAGCACGAGATCGATCATCTTGACGGGGTGCTGGCGGTGGACCGGCCCCACGGGCTCGACCCCTTCTGCCTGCGCGAGGAATGGAACCGGATCCATGCCTCGGAGGGTCGCTATGGCGAGCCGGAACCGCGCCATGCCAGCTATGCCACGCCGCTCACCGGCCTCATCTGA
- a CDS encoding patatin-like phospholipase family protein: MRTPFPRRKGWLGATFVALAAGVVPLAAQAPACTTGRTALVLSGGGAKGIAHLGVIAALDSLGVRPDYVVGTSMGAIIGALYAGGASSREADSLATLYSPATLFGSSTPDGPLAWQPFSPLLTWAVTKKGFTLQSPSIDQADANALISALLLRPNLLAQGDFDRLPVPFRAVATDLATRDTVVLSSGDLAQAVRASMSVPLVFAPERIDGRLLVDGGLSANVPVTVARALPGVTRVIVSDVSSPLLTDEELDAGPLAVADQLAGFLFVQPPDSLGPGDVYIRADVKQFKNLDFAPATVDSIWRRGRAAADSALAGAACLPIGPAPTGVLPRTVASFSLRGGAPTDAALLQRYLGLYPGSPIDEAALARQVNAVSRLGGYSGVWLHPTPASQNRVAFQATVTPAPSRLAGVTMAFDRDLGARAGMMYLDRRLGGTPIEWSAMLGVGTLTNDITVGFRRYFGAGLTWVAPTASVHLKNQTINFYTSSGIGAGRTDTRQGVLFVGVEQGFSAGWVLGLGVDGRSWNGGEVPLGSPDSTSDGSSAGVRFFARQPQGPWKTDATLVWSDSFQRVALTTSYTVAVGKLSLTPIARLGWGADLPLQDQFPLGGTLGFPGLSVEQLRGDREVFGGLELSHPIRGSLRWEVLAAAGRSAYGGDLFTSADWLGGVRGGIAVETPIGDVQAAYGMTTTHTDNVFVRIGRWF; the protein is encoded by the coding sequence TTGCGGACTCCCTTCCCGCGGCGCAAGGGGTGGCTTGGCGCGACCTTCGTCGCCCTGGCCGCGGGGGTCGTGCCGCTGGCTGCGCAGGCGCCCGCCTGCACCACCGGCCGGACGGCGCTCGTCCTCTCCGGCGGCGGCGCCAAAGGCATCGCGCACCTCGGGGTCATCGCCGCGCTGGACAGCCTCGGAGTAAGGCCCGACTACGTCGTCGGCACCAGCATGGGTGCCATCATCGGGGCGCTCTATGCCGGGGGCGCCTCGTCGCGCGAGGCCGACTCCCTCGCCACCCTGTACAGTCCGGCCACCCTGTTCGGTTCGTCCACCCCGGACGGCCCGCTTGCCTGGCAGCCGTTTTCTCCCCTGCTCACCTGGGCGGTGACCAAGAAGGGGTTCACGCTCCAAAGTCCCTCCATCGACCAAGCCGACGCCAACGCGCTCATCTCGGCGCTGCTGCTGCGCCCGAACTTGCTGGCCCAGGGCGATTTTGATCGGTTGCCCGTCCCGTTCCGTGCTGTGGCCACCGATCTCGCCACCCGCGACACCGTCGTGCTCTCCTCCGGCGACCTGGCGCAGGCGGTGCGGGCAAGCATGTCAGTGCCTCTTGTCTTTGCACCGGAACGGATCGACGGTCGTCTGCTCGTCGATGGCGGGCTCTCCGCCAACGTCCCGGTCACGGTCGCGCGCGCCCTGCCGGGCGTCACCCGCGTGATCGTTTCCGACGTCTCGTCGCCGCTGCTCACCGACGAGGAGCTGGATGCGGGCCCGCTGGCGGTGGCCGACCAACTCGCCGGGTTTCTTTTCGTCCAGCCCCCGGACTCCCTCGGTCCGGGCGATGTCTACATTCGCGCCGACGTCAAGCAGTTCAAGAACCTCGATTTTGCGCCGGCGACGGTGGACTCGATCTGGCGACGCGGTCGAGCGGCCGCCGATTCGGCGCTGGCCGGGGCCGCCTGCCTCCCGATCGGGCCGGCGCCGACCGGTGTCCTGCCGCGCACGGTGGCCAGTTTCTCCCTGCGGGGCGGCGCGCCGACGGATGCCGCACTGCTCCAGCGTTACCTCGGGCTCTATCCGGGGTCGCCGATCGACGAGGCCGCGCTCGCGCGACAGGTGAACGCGGTCAGCAGGCTGGGCGGGTATTCCGGCGTGTGGCTCCATCCAACGCCGGCCTCCCAGAATCGCGTGGCGTTTCAGGCCACCGTGACGCCTGCGCCGTCCCGGCTCGCCGGGGTGACGATGGCGTTCGACCGTGACCTCGGCGCCCGGGCCGGCATGATGTACCTTGACCGGCGGCTCGGCGGCACGCCGATCGAATGGAGCGCGATGCTCGGCGTCGGCACGCTCACCAACGACATCACGGTGGGATTCCGCCGGTACTTCGGCGCCGGTCTCACCTGGGTGGCGCCGACCGCGTCGGTCCATCTCAAGAACCAGACGATCAACTTCTACACCAGCAGCGGGATCGGTGCCGGGCGCACCGACACTCGGCAGGGCGTGCTGTTCGTCGGGGTGGAGCAGGGGTTCTCCGCCGGGTGGGTCCTCGGGCTCGGCGTCGATGGGCGCAGCTGGAACGGCGGCGAGGTTCCGTTGGGGAGCCCCGATTCGACCTCGGATGGCTCGAGCGCCGGCGTCCGGTTCTTCGCCCGGCAGCCACAGGGCCCGTGGAAGACGGACGCGACGCTGGTCTGGTCGGATTCGTTCCAGCGGGTGGCGCTCACGACTTCGTACACGGTCGCTGTCGGGAAGTTGTCGCTGACCCCGATTGCCCGACTCGGCTGGGGCGCCGACCTGCCGTTGCAGGATCAGTTTCCGCTTGGCGGCACGCTGGGGTTTCCGGGACTGTCGGTGGAGCAACTCCGCGGCGACCGCGAAGTCTTCGGCGGGCTCGAGCTTTCGCATCCGATCCGGGGTTCGCTGCGGTGGGAGGTGCTGGCGGCAGCGGGGCGGAGCGCGTACGGGGGGGATCTCTTTACCAGCGCCGATTGGCTGGGAGGTGTGCGCGGGGGAATTGCGGTGGAGACGCCGATCGGTGATGTCCAGGCGGCCTACGGTATGACCACGACCCACACCGACAATGTGTTCGTGCGGATTGGGCGGTGGTTCTAG
- a CDS encoding ferredoxin family protein, translated as MTYVITEPCIGVKDRACVDVCPVDCIYEGEDQLYINADECIDCGACEPECPVTAIFPEEDVPPQYTEFIEKNKVVFEGDNPPGRPDR; from the coding sequence ATGACGTACGTGATCACGGAACCCTGCATTGGTGTCAAGGATCGGGCGTGTGTCGACGTCTGCCCGGTGGATTGCATCTACGAAGGTGAAGACCAGCTCTACATCAACGCGGACGAGTGCATCGATTGTGGCGCCTGCGAGCCGGAATGTCCGGTGACCGCCATCTTCCCTGAGGAAGATGTTCCGCCGCAATACACCGAGTTCATCGAGAAGAACAAAGTGGTATTTGAAGGCGACAATCCGCCGGGACGTCCGGACCGGTAG